One segment of Bombus pascuorum chromosome 6, iyBomPasc1.1, whole genome shotgun sequence DNA contains the following:
- the LOC132908402 gene encoding CLK4-associating serine/arginine rich protein-like isoform X2: protein MSFSVKKTGGRMWHEARKQEKKIRGMLVDYRRRAERRRDYYEKIKSDPTQFLQLHGRPCKIHLDPAIATAGDSPANMMPWQGNEDNLIDRFDVRAHLDWIPEAPDSIDVDIALTSEDRHINYERYRIIVQNEFLGVTEEKFLHQIHLEEQFGSSTKLDSARDKKKSCNNVAIGYNYETEEPITETVKSLDTVISDEKADDEDSDIDLDICVDVSQIEPSQAHEMNLVAQKYGLLGADYFSFLTQDFEEAETLRQARKQEEEKAMYSGRRSRRERRAFREKKMIGRVMSPPSYAARESPEYNPYRKSSSKSRSRSVSPINTGQITYITSFGGEEETHGSSSHVTSSNSKKVNYSHLRRRRSDSPTLNERTINRKLSKSRSRSCSRSVNKSKSYRNRDRKRSASRTRSRRTRSRHRKITRSRTRSRSRRSRTRSESRSRYRSFTRSRSRTISRSRSRSRSRPKRSRSSSSSSISRSKSRSRSRSKSHNRSHSRDSYRRRHYSPSKSVSKSRSRTKSQSRSRSRSRSQSRCKRSRSVENKVPALPRYYGRRGKSSSLELELSDNEEKVSPAASKLTVTNIKNMNKPKAGLSTNSGGGHKVITEDHTPGTA, encoded by the exons ATGAGCTTTTCCGTAAAAAAGACAGGTGGTAGAATGTGGCATGAAGCACGAAAacaggaaaagaaaattcgtgGAATGCTGGTAGATTATCGTCGTAGAGCTGAACGTCGACGagattattatgaaaaaatt aaatCAGATCCTACTCAATTTTTGCAACTTCATGGAAGACCTTGCAAAATACATTTGGATCCAGCAATTGCTACTGCTGGTGACAGTCCTGCAAATAT GATGCCCTGGCAAGGAAATGAAGACAATCTTATTGACCGATTTGATGTACGTGCTCATCTTGATTGGATACCAGAAGCACCAGATTCTATTGATGTAGATATTGCTCTCACTAGTGAAGACAGACATATCAATTATGAACGTTATCGTATTATTGTTCAAAACGAATTTTTAGGAG TaacggaagaaaaatttttacacCAAATACATTTGGAAGAACAGTTTGGTTCATCAACAAAGTTAGATTCTGCTAGGGATAAGAAGAAATCATGTAATAATGTTGCGATTggatataattatgaaacagAAGAACCAATAACTGAAACAGTAAAGTCATTGGATACTGTTATATCTGATGAAAAAGCAGACGATGAAGACAGTGATATAGATCTAG atATTTGTGTAGATGTATCTCAAATAGAGCCATCACAAGCGCATGAAATGAACTTAGTAGCTCAAAAATATGGGCTTTTAGGCGCCgattattttagttttttaacACAAGATTTTGAAGAAGCTGAAACATTGAGACAAGCACgtaaacaagaagaagaaaaagctaTGTACTcg GGTAGAAGATCACGTAGAGAAAGACGTGCAtttagagaaaaaaagatgattGGTCGAGTTATGAGTCCACCTAG TTATGCAGCAAGAGAAAGTCCTGAATACAATCCCTATAGAAAATCTTCATCCAAATCTCGCTCAAGATCTGTTTCGCCTATAAACACTGGACAAATAACTTATATTACAAGTTTTGGTGGTGAAGAAGAGACTCATGGAAGTTCGTCTCATGTCACTTCTTCCAACTCGAAAAAAGTCAATTACTCTCACCTTAGACGTAGAAGATCAGACAGTCCAACACTTAATGAACGTACAATTAATAGAAAACTTTCAAAATCAAGATCTAGGAGTTGCTCTCGATCTGTTAATAAATCTAAATCGTACAGAAACCGTGATAGGAAACGAAGTGCGTCGAGGACCAG atcAAGAAGAACACGTTCGAGACATAGAAAAATCACAAGATCGCGAACAAGAAGTCGTTCAAGGCGATCACGAACTCGAAGTGAATCTAGATCTCGATATAGAAGTTTTACTAGATCTCGTTCGCGCACGATTTCAAGGTCTAGGTCTAGATCCCGCTCTCGTCCAAAAAGATCTAGAAGTTCATCTTCAAGCAGTATATCCAGATCAAAGTCAAGATCGAGATCAAGATCTAAATCACATAACAGAAGTCACTCAAGAGATAGTTATCGTCGAAGACATTATTCTCCATCAAAATCAGTATCTAAATCTCGATCCAGAACTAAATCTCAATCTAGATCTAGATCAAGATCAAGAAGTCAATCCAGATGCAAACGATCTCGTAGTGTCGAAAATAAAGTGCCAGCACTGCCAAG ATATTACGGCCGACGTGGGAAATCATCAAGTTTGGAATTAGAATTATCAGATAATGAAGAAAAAGTCTCTCCGGCAGCATCTAAACTAACGGTTACTAATATCAAGaacat gaaCAAGCCAAAAGCAGGGTTAAGTACAAATTCTGGTGGCGGACACAAAGTCA TCACTGAAGATCACACCCCAGGAACGGCTTAA
- the LOC132908032 gene encoding serine/arginine repetitive matrix protein 2-like has translation MCDLAKKMKDSSVKNNVQNESMDQFYTKQSVDKKESTLKSTNEDVQRAIEGLKDIPDEELQEFLDDEDFMEGLDVVDAWEGDEEKGREVEFKTTHVKDQEQKRPSRERYRRDHKGSYNRERPKREEKKHEEIRRDPSKSTKDIERDKIRTKRDNESKLLAEKEKAIKHLLDSDNVVPPGTETEAIQSITERQNIEQAQMHVRRSRERRRSIERQRGNSLRRRTPDRIRLNSPRRKSPLILSPERCRSTFKMSNERHRSPLKFSPDKRRSPRFNCARRSPFGFSPERRRSPIRRLSWERRTSADRRWSAERHRRRINIHERRRSRSRDRQRSRSMERLRRKVSRSPISRRYSPRRRSRTRSRSLERRRKRSPFINELTRQLRNEAIMTSHMNSGYTHPSPMDGISPLMNNVYQQETESRPSMPIPSYMHQTGLAPPMSSNITTGGPPFMNFENSSQPMNFDSVPLHPLPQTEYVSGPVMYNQPNTGSIQSTHRPALLPAPILSPQHESAASTVEHIQTYNSSHGIPSTRQSPIQNFEFSNKSKDTISQNYRERRFTDSYNGYHTSQEERLKTPEPPVISDTKQFEKTSLSSLLEASVSAKDSTSLPVLYPGFKPEILRHCEHALRELPIEDLRLKMKGRFFYDPKKENIQSEQNVYSSNSILLQKNKSKIYWEEEEGQHLTSIKQNVQMHQKICQTDEVETNTKFVQASVTMVDSEVQVYPQDLQYAVKEEKRPIMDRLDWNVRETFDCTPKFREADDLRWSLSNSSQKRTWNRTVSPPRRIDDRKHRIDSISSLDHGSRNMKLESPIRNRDNFSSHKGSVRDHYVHERYSPNYRHSLEGRDEFHENRSDHSRGESPMMLEDSAEELELEHTFQRGTDWHGRGKLPRGRSSSLMKHVYRGKHSGGRSYRGRGNFRGKF, from the exons ATGTGTGATTTAgcaaaaaaaatgaaagattcaAGTGTTAAGAACAATGTGCAAAATGAATCAATGGATCAGTTTTATACAAAACAAAGTGTTGATAAGAAAGAATCTACATTAAAAAGTACAAATGAAGATGTTCAACGTGCAATTGAAGGTTTAAAGGATATACCAGATGAGGAACTTCAAGAATTTCTTGATGATGAAGATTTTATGGAAGGTTTAGATGTTGTTGATGCTTGGGAAGGTGATGAAGAAAAGGGTCGTGAAGTTGAATTTAAAACTACCCATGTTAAGGATCAAGAACAAAAACGTCCTTCTAG GGAAAGATATCGACGTGATCACAAAGGATCTTACAATCGTGAAAGGccgaagagagaagaaaagaaacatgaAGAAATCCGTCGCGATCCTTCTAAAAGCACAAAAGATATAGAGAGGGACAAAATACGTACAAAAAGAGATAATGAAAGCAAACTTCTAGctgaaaaagagaaagctaTTAAACATTTGTTGGACTCTGATAATGTTGTACCTCCAGGTACAGAAACTGAAGCCATTCAGAGCATTACAGAGAGACAAAATATAGAACAAGCACAGATGCATGTGCGTAGGAGCCGAGAGCGACGTAGAAGTATAGAACGTCAAAGAGGAAACTCATTACGGCGTAGAACTCCAGACAGAATTAGACTAAATTCTCCTCGACGTAAATCTCCTCTAATATTAAGTCCAGAACGTTGTAGAAGTACTTTCAAGATGAGCAATGAGAGACATCGAAGTCCACTGAAGTTTAGTCCTGACAAAAGAAGAAGTCCAAGATTTAATTGTGCTCGTAGAAGCCCTTTTGGATTCAGTCCAGAACGACGAAGAAGTCCAATTAGACGACTTAGTTGGGAACGAAGAACAAGTGCAGATAGAAGATGGAGTGCTGAACGACACAGGAgacgtataaatatacatgaaCG CCGAAGAAGTCGGTCCCGTGATCGACAACGAAGTCGCAGTATGGAACGTCTTAGAAGAAAGGTCAGCCGTTCACCAATTAGTAGACGTTACAGCCCTCGTCGTCGAAGTCGAACTCGAAGTAGATCATTAGAACGTCGAAGGAAACGATCTCCCTTTATTAATGAACTTACAAGGCAACTAAGGAATGAAGCTATAATGACATCACACATGAATTCTGGATATACACATCCTTCGCCTATGGATGGCATATCACCTCTAATGAATAATGTATATCAGCAAGAAACAGAATCTAGACCATCAATGCCAATACCATCTTACATGCATCAAACTGGATTAGCACCACCGATGTCATCAAATATAACAACTGGTGGTCCACCTTTCATgaactttgaaaattcatctCAGCCAATGAATTTTGATTCTGTTCCATTACATCCATTACCTCAAACTGAATATGTTTCTGGCCCAGTAATGTATAATCAACCAAATACTGGTTCTATTCAATCAACACATCGACCAGCTCTTCTTCCAGCACCAATTTTATCCCCACAACATGAATCTGCTGCCTCTACAGTGGAACATATACAAACATATAATTCATCTCATGGCATTCCTTCCACTCGTCAATCTCCaattcaaaattttgaattttctaataaatctaAGGACACAATCTCACAAAACTACAGGGAACGTAGATTTACGGATTCTTATAATGGATATCATACCTCACAAGAAGAACGATTGAAGACTCCTGAACCACCAGTCATCTCAGATACaaaa cAATTTGAAAAAACAAGTTTATCCAGTCTGTTAGAAGCATCTGTTTCCGCTAAAG atTCAACTAGTCTGCCAGTCTTGTATCCAG GATTCAAACCAGAAATATTACGTCACTGTGAACACGCTTTACGCGAACTTCCTATTGAAGATCttcgtttaaaaatgaaaggaCGATTTTTTTATGATCCAAAGAAGGAGAATATACAAAGTGAACAAAATGTATATTCGTCAAATTCGATTCTTTTACAAAAGAACAAAAGCAAAATCTATtgggaagaagaggaaggacAACATCTAACTTCCATAAAGCAAAATGTACAAATGCAccaaaaaatttgtcaaactGATGAAGTGgaaacaaatacgaaatttgTTCAAGCGAGTGTTACTATGGTAGATTCTGAAGTACAAGTATATCCTCAAGATTTACAATATGctgttaaagaagaaaaacgaccTATTATGGATCGTTTAGATTGGAATGTGCGTGAAACATTTGATTGTACACCTAAATTTCGAGAGGCTGACGACTTGAGATGGAGTTTAAGTAATTCTTCTCAAAAAAGAACTTGGAATAGAACGGTATCACCTCCTAGAAGAATTGATGATCGTAAACATCGTATAGATTCTATATCTTCCTTAGATCATGGTtcaagaaatatgaaattagaaTCTCCAATAAGAAACAGAGATAATTTCTCCAGCCATAAAGGATCTGTGCGAGATCATTATGTCCATGAAAGATACTCACCTAATTACAGGCATTCTTTAGAAGGACGTGATGAATTTCATGAAAACAGAAGTGATCATAGTCGAGGTGAGAGTCCAATGATGCTAGAAGATTCTGCAGAAGAATTGGAATTGGAACATACATTCCAAAGGGGAACAGATTGGCATGGAAGAGGAAAATTACCAAGAGGTAGATCAAGTTCACTAATGAAACATGTGTACAGAGGAAAGCATTCAGGTGGAAGATCTTATCGCGGGCGTGGAAATTTTCGtggaaaattctaa
- the LOC132908402 gene encoding CLK4-associating serine/arginine rich protein-like isoform X1: MSFSVKKTGGRMWHEARKQEKKIRGMLVDYRRRAERRRDYYEKIKSDPTQFLQLHGRPCKIHLDPAIATAGDSPANMMPWQGNEDNLIDRFDVRAHLDWIPEAPDSIDVDIALTSEDRHINYERYRIIVQNEFLGVTEEKFLHQIHLEEQFGSSTKLDSARDKKKSCNNVAIGYNYETEEPITETVKSLDTVISDEKADDEDSDIDLDICVDVSQIEPSQAHEMNLVAQKYGLLGADYFSFLTQDFEEAETLRQARKQEEEKAMYSGRRSRRERRAFREKKMIGRVMSPPSYAARESPEYNPYRKSSSKSRSRSVSPINTGQITYITSFGGEEETHGSSSHVTSSNSKKVNYSHLRRRRSDSPTLNERTINRKLSKSRSRSCSRSVNKSKSYRNRDRKRSASRTRSRRTRSRHRKITRSRTRSRSRRSRTRSESRSRYRSFTRSRSRTISRSRSRSRSRPKRSRSSSSSSISRSKSRSRSRSKSHNRSHSRDSYRRRHYSPSKSVSKSRSRTKSQSRSRSRSRSQSRCKRSRSVENKVPALPRYYGRRGKSSSLELELSDNEEKVSPAASKLTVTNIKNMNKPKAGLSTNSGGGHKSLKITPQERLKKKMQALLNRQYKADKKAEQLRIEKMEQQRQDREDEIREMSLKLRRKQRERRHRYEGHSSDSHSSVSRTPSPGRSPRIVRRERKDRDVRDFEHDRERERDRERDRRDDREKFRSESRRRYRDSPLRSLSPRNSRGLVDY, encoded by the exons ATGAGCTTTTCCGTAAAAAAGACAGGTGGTAGAATGTGGCATGAAGCACGAAAacaggaaaagaaaattcgtgGAATGCTGGTAGATTATCGTCGTAGAGCTGAACGTCGACGagattattatgaaaaaatt aaatCAGATCCTACTCAATTTTTGCAACTTCATGGAAGACCTTGCAAAATACATTTGGATCCAGCAATTGCTACTGCTGGTGACAGTCCTGCAAATAT GATGCCCTGGCAAGGAAATGAAGACAATCTTATTGACCGATTTGATGTACGTGCTCATCTTGATTGGATACCAGAAGCACCAGATTCTATTGATGTAGATATTGCTCTCACTAGTGAAGACAGACATATCAATTATGAACGTTATCGTATTATTGTTCAAAACGAATTTTTAGGAG TaacggaagaaaaatttttacacCAAATACATTTGGAAGAACAGTTTGGTTCATCAACAAAGTTAGATTCTGCTAGGGATAAGAAGAAATCATGTAATAATGTTGCGATTggatataattatgaaacagAAGAACCAATAACTGAAACAGTAAAGTCATTGGATACTGTTATATCTGATGAAAAAGCAGACGATGAAGACAGTGATATAGATCTAG atATTTGTGTAGATGTATCTCAAATAGAGCCATCACAAGCGCATGAAATGAACTTAGTAGCTCAAAAATATGGGCTTTTAGGCGCCgattattttagttttttaacACAAGATTTTGAAGAAGCTGAAACATTGAGACAAGCACgtaaacaagaagaagaaaaagctaTGTACTcg GGTAGAAGATCACGTAGAGAAAGACGTGCAtttagagaaaaaaagatgattGGTCGAGTTATGAGTCCACCTAG TTATGCAGCAAGAGAAAGTCCTGAATACAATCCCTATAGAAAATCTTCATCCAAATCTCGCTCAAGATCTGTTTCGCCTATAAACACTGGACAAATAACTTATATTACAAGTTTTGGTGGTGAAGAAGAGACTCATGGAAGTTCGTCTCATGTCACTTCTTCCAACTCGAAAAAAGTCAATTACTCTCACCTTAGACGTAGAAGATCAGACAGTCCAACACTTAATGAACGTACAATTAATAGAAAACTTTCAAAATCAAGATCTAGGAGTTGCTCTCGATCTGTTAATAAATCTAAATCGTACAGAAACCGTGATAGGAAACGAAGTGCGTCGAGGACCAG atcAAGAAGAACACGTTCGAGACATAGAAAAATCACAAGATCGCGAACAAGAAGTCGTTCAAGGCGATCACGAACTCGAAGTGAATCTAGATCTCGATATAGAAGTTTTACTAGATCTCGTTCGCGCACGATTTCAAGGTCTAGGTCTAGATCCCGCTCTCGTCCAAAAAGATCTAGAAGTTCATCTTCAAGCAGTATATCCAGATCAAAGTCAAGATCGAGATCAAGATCTAAATCACATAACAGAAGTCACTCAAGAGATAGTTATCGTCGAAGACATTATTCTCCATCAAAATCAGTATCTAAATCTCGATCCAGAACTAAATCTCAATCTAGATCTAGATCAAGATCAAGAAGTCAATCCAGATGCAAACGATCTCGTAGTGTCGAAAATAAAGTGCCAGCACTGCCAAG ATATTACGGCCGACGTGGGAAATCATCAAGTTTGGAATTAGAATTATCAGATAATGAAGAAAAAGTCTCTCCGGCAGCATCTAAACTAACGGTTACTAATATCAAGaacat gaaCAAGCCAAAAGCAGGGTTAAGTACAAATTCTGGTGGCGGACACAAA TCACTGAAGATCACACCCCAGGAACGGCTTAAGAAGAAGATGCAAGCTTTATTAAATAGACAGT ataaagCTGATAAAAAAGCCGAGCAACTTAGAATTGAAAAAATGGAACAGCAAAGGCAAGATCGAGAAGATGAAATTCGGGAAATGTCTTTGAAGTTACGTAGAAA aCAAAGAGAACGAAGACATCGTTATGAAGGTCATAGTTCTGATTCACATTCCTCTGTATCGCGTACGCCAAGTCCTGGGCGTAGTCCACGAATTGTCCGTCGAGAAAGGAAAGATAGGGATGTGAGGGATTTCGAACACGATCGTGAACGGGAAAGAGATAGAGAACGAGACAGACGGGATGATCGAGAAAAGTTTAGAAGTGAATCTCGTAGGAGATACAGAGATTCTCCACTTCGTTCTCTAAGTCCAAGAAATAGCCG GGGCCTAGTCGATTATTGA